In Cervus elaphus chromosome 16, mCerEla1.1, whole genome shotgun sequence, a single window of DNA contains:
- the NOL6 gene encoding nucleolar protein 6 — protein MGPAPARAEHRGTAGEPEVMESALQGTSKEGKKESLKKRKIAGSPGEGLLQPVKLSRAELYKEPTNEELSRLRETESLFHSSLLRLQVEELLKEVRLSQKKKERIDAFLREVNQRIMKVPSTPETELTNQAWLPDGVQVPIHQVPYAVKGRFHFLPPAQVTVVGSYLLGTCIRPDINVDVALTIPREILQDKDGLNQRYFRKRALYLAHLAHHLAKDPLFGSVRFSYTNGCHLKPSLLLRPHGKDERLVTVRLHPCPPPNFFRPCRLLPSKSNVRSAWYQGQSPSGDGSPEPPTPHYNTWILQDTALESHVQLLSAVLGSASGLKDGVALLKVWLRQRELDKGLGGFSGFLVSMVVAFLVSTRKIHTTMSGYQVLRSTLQFLASTDLTVNGVSLCFSSDPSLPALADFHQAFPVVFLDSSGRLNLCADVTASTYHQVQHEARLSMALLDSKADDGFQLLLMTPKPMIRAFDHILHLRPLSRLQAACHRLKLWPELQDLGGDYVSAALGPLTTLLEQGLGSRLQLLAHSRPPVSEWDISQEPPKHRDPGVLTLGLLLRPEGLTSVLELGPEADQPEAADFRQFWGSRSELRRFQDGAIREAVVWEAASMAQKRLIPHQVVTHLLALHADIPDTCVHYTGGLLDALIQGLKETSSTGEEALAAAVRCYDDLSRLLWGLDGLPLTVSAVQGAHPVLRYTEVFPPTPVRPAHSFHEQLRERASLLPRPDKPCPAYVEPMTVVCHLEGSGQWPQDAEAIRRVRAAFQLRLAELLTQQHGLPCRATATHTDVLKDGFVFRIRVAYQREPQILKETRSPEGMVSLRDTPASLRLERDTRQLPLLTSALHGLQQQHPAFSAVARLAKRWVRAQLLGGEVTDESLDLVAAALFLHPEPFTPPSSPQVGFLRFLFLMSTFDWKNNPLIVNLNNELTAEEQVEIRSVFLATRAKLPVMVIVTPQDRKSSVWTQDGPSPQILHQLVVLAAEALPVLEKQLMDPRGPGDIRTVFRPPLDMYDVLIRLAPRHIPRHRQAVDSPAASFCRGLLTEPGPSSLMPVLGYDPPQLYLAQLREAFGHLALFFYDQHGGEVIGVLWKPTSFQPQPFKASNTKGRMVVSQGGEPVMVPNVEAILEDFAILGEGLVQAVEARSERWTV, from the exons ATGGGCCCCGCACCTGCGAGAGCGGAGCATCGCGGAACTGCTGGGGAGCCGGAG GTGATGGAGTCAGCTCTGCAAGGCACAAGCAAAGAGGGGAAGAAGGAATCCTTAAAGAAACGTAAGATAGCTGGGTCTCCAGGGGAGGGCCTCCTGCAGCCTGTGAAGCTCAGCCGGGCAGAACTGTACAAGGAGCCTACCAATGAGGAGCTCAGTCGCCTTCGGGAGACTGAGAGTCTGTTCCATTCCAGCTTGCTTCGTTTACAG GTAGAGGAGTTACTAAAGGAAGTGAGGCtgtcacagaagaagaaagagcGGATTGATGCTTTCCTACGGGAGGTCAACCAGCGGATCATGAAGGTGCCCTCAACCCCTGAGACAGAG CTGACCAACCAGGCATGGCTCCCAGATGGGGTTCAAGTCCCTATCCACCAAGTGCCCTATGCTGTGAAGGGCCGTTTCCAtttcctgcccccagcccaggtCACTGTTGTGGGAAGTTACCTTCTGGGCACCTGCATCCGGCCGGACATCAATGTGGATGTGGCACTGACCATACCCAGG GAGATCCTACAGGACAAGGATGGGCTGAACCAGCGCTATTTCCGCAAGCGTGCCCTCTACCTGGCCCACTTGGCTCACCACCTGGCCAAGGACCCACTTTTCGGCAGTGTTCGCTTTTCCTACACCAATGGCTGCCACCTGAAACCCTCGCTGCTGCTGCGGCCTCACG GGAAGGATGAGCGTTTGGTCACCGTCCGTCTGCATCCCTGCCCTCCACCCAACTTCTTCCGCCCGTGCCGCCTGCTGCCATCCAAGAGCAACGTGCGCTCTGCCTGGTACCAAGGGCAAAGTCCTTCGGGGGATG GTAGCCcagaaccccccaccccccactacaACACATGGATCCTGCAGGACACGGCCCTTGAATCCCACGTGCAGCTGTTGTCAGCTGTGCTGGGCTCAGCCTCAGGACTAAAGGACGGAGTGGCACTCTTGAAGGTCTGGCTGCGGCAGCGGGAACTGGACAAG ggcCTGGGAGGATTCAGCGGGTTCCTTGTCTCCATGGTGGTGGCCTTCCTCGTGTCCACACGCAAGATCCACACCACCATGAGCGGCTACCAGGTGCTGAGAAGCACCCTGCAGTTTCTGG CCAGTACAGATCTGACCGTCAACGGGGTCAGTTTATGCTTCAGCTCAGATCCCTCTCTG ccGGCCCTGGCTGACTTCCACCAGGCCTTCCCTGTTGTCTTCCTGGACTCCTCGGGCCGTCTGAACCTCTGTGCtgatgtcactgcttccacttacCACCAG GTGCAGCATGAGGCTCGGTTGTCTATGGCGCTCCTGGACAGCAAAGCTGACGATGGGTTCCAGCTGCTCTTGATGACTCCCAAACCCATGATCCGGGCTTTTGACCACATCCTGCA cCTCCGTCCACTGAGTCGCTTGCAGGCAGCGTGTCACCGGCTGAAGCTGTGGCCAGAGCTCCAGGATCTCGGTGGGGACTATGTCTCAGCGGCTTTGGGCCCACTCACCACCCTCCTGGAGCAGGGCCTGGGGTCCCGGCTGCAGCTGCTGGCCCACTCTCGGCCCCCAGTCTCagag TGGGACATTAGCCAGGAGCCACCAAAGCATAGAGATCCGGGtgtcctgaccctgggattgctccTCCGGCCTGAGGGGCTGACCAGTGTTCTTGAGCTGGGTCCTGAGGCTGACCAGCCTGAG GCTGCCGACTTCCGCCAGTTCTGGGGCTCTCGGTCCGAGCTTCGGCGTTTCCAGGATGGAGCCATTCGGGAAGCTGTGGTCTGGGAGGCTGCGTCTATGGCCCAGAAGCGTCTCATTCCCCACCAAGTGGTCACTCATCTCTTGGCACT CCACGCTGACATTCCAGATACCTGTGTCCACTATACGGGGGGCCTCCTGGACGCGCTGATCCAAGGCCTGAAAGAG ACCTCCAGCACCGGTGAGGAGGCCCTGGCAGCTGCAGTGCGTTGCTACGACGACCTCAGCCGCCTGCTGTGGGGCCTGGATGGTCTGCCGCTGACCGTGTCTGCCGTGCAGGGCGCTCACCCTGTGCTGCGCTATACTGAG GTATTCCCGCCAACCCCAGTCCGTCCAGCCCACTCCTTCCATGAGCAGCTGCGAGAGCGGGCCTCGCTGTTGCCCCGGCCTGACAAGCCCTGCCCAGCCTACGTGGAGCCCATGACTG TGGTGTGCCACCTGGAGGGCAGtgggcagtggccacaggatgccGAGGCCATTCGCAGGGTCCGTGCCGCCTTCCAGCTGCGCCTGGCGGAGCTGCTGACTCAGCAGCACGGGCTGCCATGCCGCGCCACGGCCACGCACACCGACGTCCTCAAG GACGGGTTTGTGTTCCGGATCCGTGTGGCCTACCAGCGGGAGCCGCAGATCCTGAAAGAGACACGGAGCCCCGAGGGGATGGTCTCGCTGAGGGACACCCCCGCCTCCCTCCGCCTCGAGAGGGACACGAGGCAGTTGCCCCTGCTCACCAGCGCCTTGCATGG GCTCCAGCAGCAGCACCCAGCCTTCTCAGCTGTGGCTCGGCTGGCCAAGCGGTGGGTGCGTGCCCAGCTCCTGGGTGGGGAGGTCACCGATGAGAGCCTGGACCTGGTGGCTGCTGCCCTGTTCCTGCACCCTGAGCCCTTCACCCCTCCCAG CTCCCCCCAGGTCGGCTTCCTCCGGTTCCTTTTCCTGATGTCAACCTTCGATTGGAAGAACAACCCCCTAATTGTCAACCTCAACAATGAGCTCACTG CAGAAGAGCAGGTGGAGATCCGCAGTGTCTTCCTGGCAACCCGGGCAAAGCTCCCCGTCATGGTCATTGTTACCCCCCAAGATCGCAAAAGCTCCGTGTGGACACAGGATGGACCCTCGCCCCAG ATCCTCCACCAGCTTGTGGTCCTGGCAGCCGAGGCCTTACCTGTCCTAGAGAAGCAGCTTATGGATCCCCGGGGGCCCGGAGACATCAGG ACGGTGTTCCGGCCACCATTGGACATGTACGACGTGCTGATCCGCCTGGCCCCCCGCCACATCCCCCGGCACCGCCAGGCTGTGGACTCGCCGGCTGCCTCCTTCTGCCGGGGCCTGCTCACTGAGCCAGGGCCCTCCTCTCTCATGCCCGTGCTGGGCTATGATCCACCTCAGCTCTACTTGGCACAGCTCAGG GAGGCCTTCGGACACCTGGCTCTTTTCTTCTATGACCAGCATGGCGGAGAGGTGATCGGTGTCCTCTGGAAGCCCACCAGCTTCCAGCCCCAGCCCTTCAAG GCCTCCAACACAAAGGGACGCATGGTGGTGTCTCAAGGCGGGGAGCCAGTGATGGTGCCCAATGTTGAAGCCATCCTGGAGGACTTTGCCATCCTGGGCGAAGGCCTGGTCCAGGCTGTGGAGGCCCGAAGTGAGAGGTGGACCGTGTGA
- the LOC122710257 gene encoding thiosulfate sulfurtransferase/rhodanese-like domain-containing protein 3, with the protein MVLQRLLPWSTCQTIFGSEEAALWGLKSIKRSCHNFCTAVCQDVTYMELKNLLKSKKIMLIDVREPWEIREYGKIPGSINIPLDDVGEALQMNPKDFKEKYQEVKPSKSDNLVFSCLAGVRSKKAVVTAKALGFNSAQHYAGGWKEWATYELSEKKQGN; encoded by the coding sequence ATGGTGCTGCAGCGCTTGCTGCCCTGGAGTACTTGCCAGACGATCTTTGGGTCTGAGGAGGCTGCGCTCTGGGGTTTGAAGTCAATAAAAAGGAGCTGCCACAATTTTTGTACTGCTGTTTGTCAAGATGTCACTTACATGGAACTTAAAAACCTCCTGAAGTCCAAAAAAATTATGTTAATTGATGTTAGAGAACCATGGGAAATTCGTGAGTATGGAAAAATCCCCGGGTCCATCAATATACCATTGGATGATGTAGGTGAAGCTCTACAGATGAACCCAAAAGACTTCAAGGAGAAGTACCAAGAAGTAAAGCCATCCAAATCTGACAATCTAGTGTTTTCTTGTTTAGCTGGAGTGAGAAGCAAGAAGGCTGTGGTCACAGCAAAGGCTCTGGGCTTTAACAGTGCTCAACACTATGCTGGAGGATGGAAGGAATGGGCAACCTATGAACTTTCAGAGAAGAAACAAGGAAATTGA